The window CAACAAATGAAACTCTATAAACGCGGAAACTTCTTGGGGATGGATTTGACAGTTGGCGGTGTCCGATACCGTGAGACGACCAAGTATCCAATTAGCGACCGGCAAGGTGCGCAAAGGTTCATGGCACAGGAATACACCAGACGGCTCAATCAGGTCGCGCTGGGCGAGAAAGGGGAAATCACGGTCGCAGATGCCTATGATCACTCGCTGGCAGAGACCACTGGGAAAACTCTAGTCCAGTACGAACTCTGCAAGCGTAAGCTGCTGGGCGAAGGCCAGTTTGAGGCGAAGTGGCATATCCCAGAACGGTCCTTCATGTCCTCCGTCAATCAGAAGATGGTGGACGACCTGCGCAAGAACCGGCTCAGGGAAGGTCTGACGAACAACTCGGTCAATATCGAAATCCGGGTACTTCGTCGGGTCTACAACGCTGTCAAAGACCGCTACAAGGTCTTCCCAGACTTGCAGTTCAAGCAACTCAAGAAGTTTACCAAGTCACGCTACTTGTCCCGCCAAGAAGAGGATTTGGTCTTGCAGGAGTTGCAATCGCAGGCTGAGAACGTGGTGTACGAAAAGGCTTTGGACCTGTTCCTGTTCCTTGTGGACACTGGGGCTAGACTGGGTGAGGCGACCAGCATTGAATGGGCTGACATTCGCCAGAATGATCGGGTCATTGAACTGTACCGCGACAAGACTGCCAAGCTGTCGCTGATACCCCTCTCAAACCGTGCTTGGCAGCGTCTGGAAGCAAGGCTGGACCAAAGACGCCCCTTCATGGAAATGGATCGGGCTATCAAGCTTTTGCGCAAGGTCATCAGTAACGC is drawn from Candidatus Obscuribacterales bacterium and contains these coding sequences:
- a CDS encoding site-specific integrase, whose product is QQMKLYKRGNFLGMDLTVGGVRYRETTKYPISDRQGAQRFMAQEYTRRLNQVALGEKGEITVADAYDHSLAETTGKTLVQYELCKRKLLGEGQFEAKWHIPERSFMSSVNQKMVDDLRKNRLREGLTNNSVNIEIRVLRRVYNAVKDRYKVFPDLQFKQLKKFTKSRYLSRQEEDLVLQELQSQAENVVYEKALDLFLFLVDTGARLGEATSIEWADIRQNDRVIELYRDKTAKLSLIPLSNRAWQRLEARLDQRRPFMEMDRAIKLLRKVISNACNDNPRVLQTRGAATIHSLRDTYATRLHQKGMSLQKIAKLLGHSHATMAAKYSHLESDDVLEEARLMIDG